Proteins found in one Fusarium keratoplasticum isolate Fu6.1 chromosome 12, whole genome shotgun sequence genomic segment:
- a CDS encoding Methyltransf-12 domain-containing protein codes for MDHCQDDDDYVLGRDISDSIRLDAQHLLWKLHNRYTLHPAIPKSDHMKIAEVGTGTGIWLFDLAQDLPDTVCLHGYDISPRQFPSEKLWTSNIKLSLMDSLRDPPEALHGKYDVVHLRMWASNLRTRDVKLVIRSASKLLKAGGYLQWEEANLLNQDVRSLAGKDFEAQVNKLFVSAGLDYSWVTHLSSSLSSSGMTIVEHKERPFAPGLIQIGTNT; via the exons ATGGACCATTgtcaagatgacgacgactaCGTCCTGGGTCGAGATATTTCCGACTCAATCAG GCTTGATGCCCAACACCTGTTGTGGAAGCTTCACAACAGATACACGTTGCATCCTGCGATTCCCAAGTCCGACCATATGAAAATAGCCGAAGTCGGGACTGGCACAGG TATTTGGCTGTTTGACTTGGCACAAGACCTCCCTGACACCGTCTGTCTTCATGGATACGACATCTCTCCCCGCCAATTTCCCTCTGAGAAGCTATGGACTTCCAACATCAAGCTCAGCCTGATGGATTCTCTCCGTGACCCACCCGAAGCCCTCCATGGGAAGTACGATGTCGTGCACCTACGCATGTGGGCAAGTAACCTTAGAACGAGGGATGTGAAGCTTGTGATTCGCAGCGCCTCCAAGTTGCTGA AAGCTGGGGGATATCTCCAGTGGGAGGAGGCAAATCTTCTGAATCAAGATGTGCGAAGTTTGGCAGGGAAGGACTTTGAGGCCCAAGTCAATAAACTTTTCGTATCCGCAGGCCTTGACTACAG CTGGGTCACTCatctttcctcttctctaTCGTCCAGTGGCATGACCATTGTCGAGCACAAAGAGCGCCCTTTCGCACCTGGGCTGATTCAAATTGGTACTAACACATAA
- a CDS encoding MFS domain-containing protein, with translation MSTEPGPGWSGYRAVTPKHHPGFSPAFEWMSLREIRTWILRGTFVNTEPSRGSFELLRTRDMVLYKTKPSPLRRAWTSSWTLCLYAKVNQLQIIAMTKDYFASFPKIYNVHFIAIIATCGGMLFGFDISSISAIVVSKQYIEYFHNPAGALQGAIGSGMSAGSVVGSALCGVISDKLGRRDSIFFATFFWLVGTAVQVATNSSGMLIAGRVLNGFTVGITSSQVPVYLAEIAKAESRGSIIIIQQLAVEFGILIMYFLGYGCTFIEGPASFRAAWAMQFIPAVFLMAGLPFLPRSPRWLAKVGQEKEAVNTLARIHAKGDTNDPLVIAEWEEIVTTMQAEREAAPGWRKFVLRGMWKRTLAGFSVQAWQQLAGANTIVYYLTYIAQMAGLTGNVAMITSGIQYAIFIVFTGLITPFVDNFGRRTLLIYGALGMGLCHFVVGGTMATHYISVPEGVGDPPNHNIIFKVSSGSPANAVIVFSYFLIVVYALTLAPVCWIYAAEVWSLGTRATGMGIAALGNWLFNFALNMFLPPAFINIKWRIFIVFGVLCVGAAGWFFLLYPETCGKTIEEIEIMFSKDGPRPWQTRKGESRLHKEVEAIRNRKNQGGDGVMGGDEADVTEKA, from the exons ATGTCGACAGAACCAGGTCCTGGTTGGAGCGGCTATAGAGCAGTCACGCCCAAACACCACCCCGGATTTTCCCCAGCTTTTGAGTGGATGTCCCTCCGGGAGATCAGAACGTGGATTCTGCGTGGGACCTTTGTAAACACGGAACCTTCGCGGGGTAGCTTTGAGCTTCTCCGCACAAGGGACATGGTCCTGTATAAGACAAAGCCATCTCCACTGCGTCGTGCCTGGACATCGTCTTGGACCCTGTGCTTGTATGCCAAGGTCAATCAGCTACAGATCATCGCCATGACCAAAGACTATTTTGCGTCTTTTCCTAAAATCTACAATGTCCACTtcattgccatcatcgccacGTGTGGCGGTATGCT CTTCGGCTTTGATATCTCGTCCATCTCTGCAATCGTCGTGAGCAAGCAATACATCGAATACTTCCATAACCCGGCCGGTGCCCTTCAAGGAGCTATAGGCTCGGGCATGTCGGCCGGTTCCGTCGTCGGTTCTGCCCTCTGCGGTGTCATCTCTGATAAACTCGGTCGTCGTGATTCCATCTTCTTTGCAACCTTCTTCTGGCTTGTTGGTACCGCCGTCCAAGTCGCCACAAACAGCAGCGGTATGCTCATTGCTGGTCGTGTGCTCAATGGGTTCACCGTCGGTATCACTTCGTCCCAAGTCCCCGTGTATCTGGCCGAGATTGCCAAAGCGGAGAGTCGTGGTTCCATCATTATCATCCAACAGCTGGCCGTCGAGTTTGGCATCTTGATCATGTACTTTCTTGGCTATGGATGCACCTTCATCGAAGGCCCCGCCTCATTCCGTGCCGCCTGGGCAATGCAGTTCATCCCTGCTGTGTTCCTCATGGCGGGTCTCCCGTTTCTTCCCCGCTCACCTCGCTGGCTTGCCAAGGTTGGccaagagaaggaggctgtTAACACCCTAGCTCGGATCCACGCCAAAGGAGACACCAATGATCCTCTTGTTATCGCCGAGTGGGAAGAGATTGTCACCACAATGCAAGCTGAACGAGAAGCTGCTCCGGGCTGGCGCAAGTTCGTCCTCCGGGGCATGTGGAAGCGAACTCTCGCTGGGTTTTCCGTGCAGGCATGGCAGCAGCTCGCGGGTGCAAATACGATCGTTT ACTATCTTACGTATATCGCTCAGATGGCAGGTTTGACCGGCAACGTCGCTATGATCACTTCTGGAATCCAATATGCCATCTTCATTGTCTTTACCGGCTTGATCACGCCGTTTGTCGACAATTTTGGACGTCGCACACTGCTTATTTACGGAGCCCTGGGAATGGGCCTCTGCCACTTTGTTGTTGGAGGTACCATGGCCACACACTACATCTCTGTCCCAGAAGGTGTCGGTGACCCCCCGAACCacaacatcatcttcaaggTCAGCTCAGGCTCCCCGGCCAACGCTGTCATTGTGTTCTCCTATTTCCTCATTGTTGTTTACGCCCTCACTCTTGCACCCGTGTGCTGGATCTACGCTGCCGAAGTCTGGTCACTGGGAACCCGAGCAACGGGTATGGGTATCGCTGCTCTGGGTAACTGGCTCTTCAACTTCGCCTTAAACATGTTCCTCCCACCGGCATTTATCAACATCAAGTGGcgcatcttcatcgtctttggcgTCCTTTGCGTGGGTGCCGCCGGGTGGTTCTTCCTCCTCTACCCCGAAACCTGCGGCAAGACCATTGAAGAAATCGAGATCATGTTTAGTAAGGATGGCCCTCGCCCCTGGCAGACTCGAAAGGGCGAATCGCGTCTTCAcaaggaagttgaagctATCAGGAACAGGAAGAATCAGGGTGGCGATGGTGTGatgggtggtgatgaggccGACGTCACTGAAAAGGCCTAG